tctccctctctctctctctctctctctctccgtgtccccccacctctctctctctctccgtgtccccctctctctctctctctctctctctctccgtgtccccccccctctctctctctctctccgtgtccccctctctctctctctctgtgtcccccccacctctctttctctcatctccgtgtccccctctctctccgtgtccccctctctctctctctctctctccgtgtccccctctctctctccccccctctctctctctccgtgtccccctctctctctcatctctctctccgtgtcccccccacctcctctctctctctccgtgtccccctctctctccgtgtccccctctctctctctctccctctcactccatgtccccctctctctctctctctccgtatccccccctctctctctctctctgtgtcccccccccctctctctctctctccgtgtccctctctctctctctctctcttccgtgtccccccccctctctctctctctctctccgtgtccctctctctctctctctcttctccgtgtccccctctctctctctctctctccgtgtccctctctctctctctccgtgtccccctctctctctctctccgtgttcccctctccccctctctctctctctctccgtgttcccctctctctctctctccgtgttcccctctctctctctctctctctctctcatccccgtgtccccccctctctctctctctctctctctctctctccccgtgtccccctctctctctctctctctgtccccccctctctctctctctctctccgtgtcccccctctctctctctccgtgtcccccccctctctctctccgtgtcccccccctctctctctctctctctccgtgtccccccctctctctctctctctctccgtgtcctcctctctctctctctctctctctgtgtcccctctctctctctctctttctgtccacctctctctctctctctctctctgtgtcccccccccactctctctctctgtgtccccccccccactctctctctctctgtccccccccctctctctctctctctctgtcccccccctctctctctctctctctccgtgtcccccctctctctctctccgtgtcccccccctctctctttctccgtgtccccctctctctctctctctctcccgtgtcccctctctctctctctctctctctctctctctgtcccccccctctctctctctctccgtgtcccccccccccctctctctctctctgtccccccccctctctctctctctctctgtcccccccccctctctctctctctctccgtgtcccccctctctctctatccgtgtcccccccctctctctctctctctgtgtccccctctctctctctctctctctctccgtgtccccccccccctctctctctctctctctccgtgtccccctctctctctctctctctctctctctctccgtgtcccccccctctctctctctctctccgtgtccctctctctctccgtgtccctctctctctctctctctctctctccgtgtccccctctctctctctctctctctctctctccgtgtccccctctctctctctctctctctccccgtgtccccccccctctctctctccgtgtcccccccctctctctctctctctctctctctctgtgtcccccccctctctctctctccgtgtcccccccctctctctctctctctctctcaatgtcccatCCCCCTCTCGCTCCCCTGTTTAGGTAGACCCCCACTGCTTGAGAAtgcggggtggtggagggcaagagTCTTGTTGCCGTCTGGCTGTTGACCCGAAACCCCTGGGCTTTGCAGGCCGACAAGGCGTCGCTGCGGGTGAAGCAGCTGAAGCGGCAGctggaggaggcggaggaggactCCTCGAGGGCCCAGTCCTCCCGTCGCAAGCTCCAGCGGGAGCTGGAGGACGTGACGGAGACAGCCGAGGCGATGAACCGCGAGGTCAGCACGTTGAAGAGCAAGCTAAGGTAAAATCCCACACGCCGCGCGTGTCAGccacggtggtggggggggggggggggggcggggaggtcgTGAGCTCATTGGCGGGGCGGTGGGGGGCGTAAAACTCAGCCACCGAGCAGAGGATAGATTGACCTGCTCATGGGTCTCGAGTGTGACGTTGcagacccgctctctctctctctccgagtgACATAGGGGCTGGGCTGAGTTGGGCCCTGGCCTCCCAGGGAGAGCAATTCCCAATCCACAGCCGACTGAGGCGCGCTCTGTGACTGACCGTTTCTATACCGCAGGTGatggttatctctctctctctctctctctctctcactctctccctctccttccttcccaCTCTGCAGCAGGTTGGAACGTCTCCAAGCCAAGTAGGTGTCAGCAACCTCGTCCTGTGCTTTCCTGCCAGTGTCCACTGTGGCTGTGCTACTGCATGAGGCGTCAGGCTTCCGCTCCCTTGTGTGCTCGCTCCACCGTCACCTCCccacctccaattcctcctccactccccaggctgctcctccctccccccctctcgagctgctcctccctctctctctccccccaagctgctcctccctctctctctctctctctctcccctcgagctgctcctcttctctctctctctctctctctctctaccaagctgctcctccctctctctctccgagctgctcctctctccctctccccgagctgctcctctctctcatctccttgagctgctcttctctttctctctctctccgagctgctcctctctttctctctctctctaccaagctgctcctccctctctctctctccccaagctgctctcatctctctctctctcagctgctcctctcatccctctccccgagctgctctctctctcgccttgagctgctcttctctttctctctctctctctccgagctgctctctctctctctctctctctccccgagctgctcctctctttctctctctctctaccaagctgctcctccctctctctctctccctgaggctgctcctctctctccctctcccgagctgctctctctctcctctctccttgagctgctcttctctttctctctctctctctccgagctgCTCCTCTCTCCCcgagctgctctctctctctctctctccccgagctgctctctctctctctttccttgagctgctcctctctttctctctctctccaagctgctcctctctcctctccccatgttgctcctctctttctctctctctccccgagttgctcctctctttctctctctctctctccctgagctgctcctctctctccctctccccgagctgctctctctctctctctccttgagctgctcttctctttctctctctctctctccgagctgCTCCTCTCTCCCcgagctgctctctctctctctctctccccgagctgctctctctctctctttccttgagctgctcctctctttctctctctctccaagctgctcctctctccctctccccatgttgctcctctctttctctctctctccccgagttgctcctctctttctctctctctctctccccgagctgctcctctctttctctctctctccccgagctgctcctctctctctatccctttacCTCCCTACCTGGCACCGTAGCTTGGCTTTTCCACACTAATTGTTCTGTGTCTGCAGCATTAAAGTTGCCTTGCGGGTGCATTGTGCTGTGGCCCTGTTAaccgctcccccttcccccacttctcccctGTCATCGAGCATTGGGTGCTGAGATTCCTGTCCGGAGTAGTGTTGTAGAGACTTGTGCATcacctctctccctctcgttccctctctccagGCGCGGAGGGCACCTCACTTACACGTCCCGCATCAGCCGCCGTGTCCTGCAGGAGGAGGGCTTGGTGGAAAACTCGGACGAGgagacggagagtcgggacggagaCGCCGGCGGGCACCAGATTCCGGAtcaggagcagcagcagcctgcGCACGCACTGCGGGAGTGAAAGGGGAGATCCGGGACCCCTCTccgacctcccccccccacctgatCTCCCTCCAccgaccctcccccacccctctccgtcTGCACCAGTCACAGGGCCCGCCGGTCACTCACGGGCtgcatgtgtgcctgtgtttgtgaaGCACCCCGCAGAGGAAGAGCTGCTGCCCGATTGACTTGCGGGGcaggggttgtggggggaggggggaagacgaACAAGGCTGCTTTTCACAAGTCGGCTGACGTGCTCCCCACTCAGGGCACTCCcggctatgtgtgtgtgtctgtctctctcgctcgctctctgcctatctctccccgcgcgctctctgcccctctctcactcccccgcgccctctctgccccctctcactcccccgcgccctctctgcccctctctcactcccccgcgccctctctgcccctctctcactcccccgcgccctctctgcccctctctcactcccccgcgccctctctgcccctctctcactcccccgcgccctctctgcccctctctcactcccccgcgccctctctgcccctctctcactcccccgcgccctctctgcccctctctcactcccccgcgccctctctgcccctctctcactcccccgcgccctctctgcccctctctcactcccccgcgccctctctgcccctctcactccccTGCgccctccctgcccccctctcaatcccccgcgccctctctgcccctctctcactcccccgcgCCCTCTcttgtgctctcactctctctttctctcccattcCTGAACCCCCACCCAACAGATTGCTTTTAACCTCCTCCCGCTCTGTGATCTCCTGAACCTCCGCCCCCTTTTAAGTATTTCTTTCTCCACGGCTGATGCACTTTTTAAATCCGCGTGGGATTTCCCGGGAACGGGATTCAAGGCTCGATGGCTAATCCTGGTCGGGGCAGGGGGTGGGAGTTGCGGGAACACGcagcgggaggtggggggggggggggtggtggtgggcggggAGATGTGGGCCTCTTGTCAGTCGCTGTTAACCCCACTCAGAAGACCCGCTTGCCTTCCCAGCCCCATCTCTGAAGAAATTCAGGAATGTCATGCGATACCGAGCAGCAACTttcgaggtgggggggggagggggggtgggaagagTGTTGAGGCACCCCGGACCCGACGAAGgactgattttatttttttttttgaagtgtagtcactggtatgacgtaggaaaaacagcagccaatctgcacacagcaagatcccacaaacagcaaaggggcAACGACCCAGATGGCCGGTTTTTTTTTTTCCCAGCAATGTTGGTTGATGTATAAATATTGAGCCCCCGGgggcactgaggagaactcccctcccctcccctcccctcctgactGCAATCCCCCAACCCCCTACTCTTCTTCCAACAGTGGCTGTGGTGCATCTCACcccccacccgagagggcagacggggtctgGCGTCTCGTCCTGCAAGACGTCACAAATGCATGTACTCAAGACAGGGTTCGTTCTGGACAGCTCtgtgcccctccctccctccctctctctccctctctctctctctctctctggcctcactTCATGTCTCCCTCGTTCGTGCCCCTTTTATGTTATATTTTTATCATTAATTAAAAAAGGAGTTCCCTGCGAGGGAAGCTGCATCTTTGGGTAAATGGCAATAAACCGATTGACTTGAAAGCCCGCGTCCCGCCTCGTACTGTCGTCTCCTGAGTTCTTTGCGGGTTTCCCCCTCCGCCCGGAGAGAGCTGGATCGCTGGGAGGGGCCACTCTGGGCGAGGGagggcagtgctgcactccctcagtactgacaccgggggagtgtcggcctggattatggagatcaagtccgagagtatatacatctccctccgacagtgcagcactccctcagtactgacaccgggggagtgtcggtctggattatagagatcaagtccgagagtatatacatctccctccgacagtgcagcactccctcagtactggcaccgggggagtgtcggcctggattatggagatcaagtcctagagtatatacatctccctccgacagtgcagcactccctcagtactgacaccgggggagtgtcggcctggattatggagatcgagtctctggagtggaacttaatgAAGAATGAGGTTAGTGGGGTTTGAAgtgagagcagatggggaggagggGGGTTTGTTGCGGGGCAGGGTTTGAGATGGGTTCTCGTCCTGAATTCCTGGACAGAAACGTCACCGACGGTATCAGTGCGGGGGCTCTCGGGCAGGTCTGTGGTTCGGGAGCCCGGATGCAGAAAaaccatacacgcacacacaccgggatcaattacATGACGGTTTTATATTTTCCGAAATCGCCCTCCGTTCTCACCGGCGCGAATGATTTAAACTGTCCAGACAAGGGAGGGGGTGGAAAACCGCGCCTCGTGTCTCTCGGATATCAGGATCGAGTGGGTCAAAGCTGCTGTGAATCCTGACCGAGCCTCGATCTCCGGACTCGTCCCTCATTTCCTGGCACTCCCAGTAGCGGGAGACGGACACGCGAGCGGGCGCCGTCCTGCAGTTTGTGGTATCTCGATGAATCGCCCGCGGGGTTAGGGAATTACTCCAGATGTTAGGAAGTCACTCCAGGAGTTACTGAGTCACTCCAGATGTTAGGAAGTCACTCCAGGAGTTACTGAGTCACTCCAGATGTTAGGAAGTCACTCCAGGAGTTACTGAGTCACTCCAGATATTCGGATGTCACTCCAGGAGTTACGGAATCGCTCCAGATGTCACAGAATCATTCTTGGTGTTCGAGGGTCACTCCAGGAGCTAACGGAATCACTCGCAGGGTTCGAGAATCCACTCCACAGATGTTCGCAAGTCACTCCAGGAAATACTGTGGCACTGCAGATGCGGCAAAGTCACTCCAGGAGTTACGGAATCGCTCCAGCCGTTGCGGAATCGCTCCCGGGGTTCGAGCCACAGCGGTTGCCCTTGGGGACGTCTGGGGGAGGGGACTGCGCCCCGGGGAGGGCCGCCCCGTGCCGGGAGCGCTGGTGGGCGAGCAGGTTGTAGGAGCGGTTAAAGCGGCGAGGGCAGGCTGGGCAGCGGAAGGGCCGCTCGCCGGTGTGGGTGCTCTGGTGCTGCACCAGGTTGCAGGAGCGGCCGAAGCTGCGGCCGCAGACGGAGCAGGCGAAGGGCCGCCGGCCGGCGTGCGAGGCCCCGTGCCGCCGCAGGTGGGCGGCGCAGGTGAAGGCCCGGCCGCAGGCCCGGCAGCGGTAGGGCCGCTCGCCGGTGTGGCAGCGGCCGTGCTGGGCCAGGTTGGAGGACTGGCCGAAGGCCTTGCCGCAGACGCCGCAGCGGAAGGGGCGCTCGCCGGCGTGGCAGCGGCCGTGGCGGGCCAGGTTGGAGGCAGTCTTGAGCTGCTGCCCGCAGAGGCCGCAAGGGAAGGGGCGGGGCTCGCCGGGCGCCGCGGCAGTGACGCACCGGGGGCAGGCCTGTTCCAGCCCGGCTGCCCCGGTGAAGCCGCGGCCGCAGCGCGAGCAGATGAGCGCCGGAGCCGCCTCCTCCGCCAGCTCCTGGACGCCCGGGCACCGCCGGCAGTGGACCCTCAGGTCCGAGGGCTGGACGAAGCCGCGGCCACAGTCGGCGCACTGGTACGGCTTGACGGCGGCGTGGCTGTGCCGGTGGCGCAGCAGGCTGGACGAGGTCTTGAAGGCCTGGCCGCACTCTCCGCACCGGAAGGGCTGGCGGTGGCCGCCCGCTGCGGGATCCTCCTCTGCCCCACCGTGCTCAGGGGGCCTGGGATCGGCATGGCGGGCGGGGACAGCCATCGGGGCGGCGGGGGGTGGTAGCCAgtggcgacagagagagacaggccccTGCAAAACAAACAAAAACACCGTGGTTAGATTTGAGCCGAAATTCGACTAGAGAGGCATCGCAAAATGGGCACTATGGAATGGTTATCGCCCAACTCCCGCCCAGATTACAGGGCTGTGACAAATAACCTCGGCCGTAATGCCCTTCTTGGTCAAATAGCTCACTCCCCTGCAGATTGCCTGTGTGAACCCCGCCCCAGTCGAATATCACACTAACCAGAAGCTGTGACTCCTTCCACCCCGCCACCCACCACCCAGCTCGAACATCTCCAGATATTGGAGTTGCAATGCCCCATATGGTTGAATATCTCGTTCTCTGGCACGGCTTGCGACGCCTCCCGTGATCGAACATCGCGCACTAACCCTGAAACCTGCGACACCACCCCTGTTTGAACATCCCGCTCTCACCACACAACCTACGCTGGCTCCCCTGGTCGAACATCCCACTCCAGCCCAGAAACCTGTGATGTGTCTGCTCGTCGAACATCCTGCTCTAGCCACGAAACGTGCGACGACTCCCCTGGTCGAACATCCCACTCTAGTCCGCTCTAAATCGCTAAACGTGACGACTCCCCTGTTCGAACATCACGCTGTAACTCTGAAACGTGTGATGACTCCCTTGGTTGAACATCCTGCTCAAACCCCAAAACCTGTGATGTCTCCCTTGGTCGGACATCCCGCTCTAACCCAGAAACGTGACTCCTCCCCTGGCCGAACTTCCCGCTGTAACCACACAACCTGTGACGATTTCCCTGGTCGAATATCCCACTCTAACCCAGAAACCTGTGACGCCTCCCCTGGCGGAATATCCCGCTCGAACCACAAAACCTGTGACGACTCCCGTGGCCGAATATCCCACTCTAACCCAGAAACTTGTGACTCCAGCCCTGACCGAACATCCCGCTGTAACCACACAACCTGTGACGATTTCCCTGGTCGAATATCCCACTCTAACCCAGAAACCTGTGACGCCTCCCCTGGCCGAACATCCCGCTCTAACCACAAAACCTGTGATGACACCCCTGGTCAAATATCCCACTCTAACCCAGGAACCTGTGACGCCTCCCCTGGCGGAATATCCCGCTCGAACCACAAAACCTGTGACGACTCCCCTGGTCGAATATCCCACTCTAACCCAGAAACATGTGACGCCAGCCCTGACCGAACATCCCGCTCTAACCACAAAACCTGTGACCCTCCCCTGGCTGAACATTCTGCTGTAACCACGAAACGTGTGATGACTCCCCCGGTCGAACATCCTGCTCGAACCCGAAACCTATGACTACTTCCCTGGTTGAATATCCCGCTCTAACCACAGAACCTGTGACGACACCCCTGGTTGAAGTTCCCCCTATAACTACACAGATCCTGACACCTCCCCTTGTCAAACATCACTCTCAAACCACAAAACCTGTTTCGACTCCCCTGGTCGAACATCCCACTCACACCACAAAACCTGTGACATCTCCCCTGGTCGAACATCCTTGATGTAACCACGAAACGTGTGACGACTCCCCTGGTCGAACATCCCGTTCTAACCCCCAATCATGTGACGTCTCCGCTAGTCGAACATCTCGCTCTAACCCCCCGAAATCTGTGCCGACTCCCCTGTTCGAACATCCTGCTGTAACCACGAAATGTGTGATGACTCCCATGGCCGAACATCCCGCTCTTACCACAGAACCTGAGAGGTCTCCGCTAGTGGAACATCTCGCTGTAACCCCCGAAGTCTGTGGCTTCTCCCCCTGGTCGAACATCTGGCTCTAATTCAAAAGCTGTGACGCTCCCCTGGTCGAACATCCCGCTCTCACCACGAAACCTATGACGACTTCAGTGGTCGAACATCCCACTCTAACCCAGAAACGTGTGGCGCCTCCCCTGACCGAACATCCCTCTCAAACCCCGGAAGCCTGTGACGCCTCCCCTGGCCGAACATCCCTCTCAAACCCCGGAAGCCTGTGACGCCTCCCCTGGCCGAACATCCCTCTCAAACCCCAGAAGCCTGTGACGCCTCCCCGAGTCGAACATCCCAGTCTAACCCCCAGAAACCTGTGACGACTCCCCTGGTCGAACAACCCGCTCTAACCCCCAGAAACCTGCGACGACTCCCCTAGTCGAACATCCCAGTCTAACCCCCAGAAACCTGTGACGACTCCCCTGGTCGAACAACCCGCTCTAACCCCCAGAAACCTGCGACGACTCCCCTAGTCGAACATCCCAGTCTAACCCCCAGAAACCTGCGACGACTCCCCTAGTCGAACATCCCAGTCTAACCCCCAGAAACCTGCGACGACTCCCCTGGTCGAACAACCCAGTCAACCCCCAGCAACAACACGCACCACCACCTCCATTAACTGTCGGCGAGCGAAAAGGAAATGGCAGTGACTTTAAAGGACCAGGGAGGGGGCGGGGCCGAGAGCGGGAGGGCGTGGCCTCCTGGGCCGGCTCCGCCCATTCCGTCCAGTCGCCCGGATGTGGAGGAGGCCAGTCGCGGCCTGATGGAGCAGCGTCGTCTCCAGGTCGAatccccctcgcccctcccccactctgccagccacaccctcccctcccccacccaggggCCGCTCTGGTTagtcagggtgggggaggggtgggtgcacTCACCGCCACTTTGAATTCGCTTCCAATTGATGCCAGCCCCAGTCCGCCGGCTCCTCCCCCTTTCCTCTCCTCCGGTGCGCCTGCGCGGCGCCGgctcctcccctttcttctcctccaGTGCGCGGCGCCGGCACCTCCCCTTTTGTCGCCGCCGCTCGGCGCCGGctcctcccctttcctctcctccCGTGCGCTTGCGCGGCGCCGgctcctccctttccctctccgccCCTCCCGCTGCAACACGCATGCgttgccccgccccccccccgatgGGGCGTAGTCACCCGCCCCGCGGCACTCTGGGTAGAGCTTCCCCCCACAACCATTGCctgtacaacaacaacagcaacaactgctGCCCTCCATAGCACCGCAACATGGCGGCCCTATTTCCCCTCCTGACAGAGGCGAAGGGCCCTGGAGCGATTTCAACAGGAATCCACCTGTTCAAACCCCTCAATGGcccctcacctccctccctccctatctctgtaacctcctccagcccctacagttctcaccctcctcttcaaatccctccatgcttcctcacctccctccctatctctgtaacctcctccagcccctacagttctcaccctcctcttcaaatccctccatggcccctcacctccctccctccctatctctgtaacctcctccagcccctacagttctcaccctcctcttcaaatccctccatggcccctcacctccctccctccctatctctgtaacctcctccagcccctacaattctcaccctcctcttcaaatccctccatgcttcctcacctccctccctatctctgtaacctcctccagcccctacagttctcaccctcctcttcaaatccctccctatctctgtaacctcctccagcccctacagttctcaccctcctcttcaaatccctccatgcttcctcacctccctccctatctctgtaacctcctccagcccctacaattctcaccctcctcttcaaatccctccatggcccctcacctccctccctccctatctctgtaacctcctccagcccctacagttctcaccctcctcttcaaatccctccatggcccctcacctccctccctccctatctctgtaaccgcctccagcccctacagttctcaccctcctcttcaaatccctccatggcccctcacctccctccctccctatctctgtaacctcctccagcccctacagttctcaccctcctcttcaaatccctccatggcccctcacctccctccctccctatctctgtaacctcctccagcccctacagttctcaccctcctcttcaaatccctccatggcccctcacctccctccctccctatctctgtaacctcctccagctgctacAGTTCTcaccctcctcttcaaatccctcca
This DNA window, taken from Heterodontus francisci isolate sHetFra1 chromosome 45, sHetFra1.hap1, whole genome shotgun sequence, encodes the following:
- the LOC137356269 gene encoding zinc finger protein 696-like, whose product is MVPGMRNFSYVHRLGDLEKRRLRGDLREVFKIMRGLDRADREKLCPLAEGWRTRGHRFEVFGNGCGGKLYPECRGAGDYAPSGGGRGNACVLQREGRRGKGRSRRRASAREERKGEEPAPSGGDKRGGAGAAHWRRRKGRSRRRAGAPEERKGGGAGGLGLASIGSEFKVAGPVSLCRHWLPPPAAPMAVPARHADPRPPEHGGAEEDPAAGGHRQPFRCGECGQAFKTSSSLLRHRHSHAAVKPYQCADCGRGFVQPSDLRVHCRRCPGVQELAEEAAPALICSRCGRGFTGAAGLEQACPRCVTAAAPGEPRPFPCGLCGQQLKTASNLARHGRCHAGERPFRCGVCGKAFGQSSNLAQHGRCHTGERPYRCRACGRAFTCAAHLRRHGASHAGRRPFACSVCGRSFGRSCNLVQHQSTHTGERPFRCPACPRRFNRSYNLLAHQRSRHGAALPGAQSPPPDVPKGNRCGSNPGSDSATAGAIP